The Hydra vulgaris chromosome 11, alternate assembly HydraT2T_AEP genome contains a region encoding:
- the LOC136086991 gene encoding piggyBac transposable element-derived protein 4-like, which yields MIRIIVNCTNAEARRIRLERWIDTTVNELYEFIGVLLLVGVFHSKNQSIKELWSRLDGIPIFSASMQRDRFVNLRRCIRFDERETRNQRRFEDKFAPLRNIMEMFITKCKSNYNPSAYLTVDEQLVTFRGRCPLKMFIPTKPGKYGMKISILWDAETSYCINLQPYVGRVNGARDVGQGTRLVLELTDHLNGSGSITANNFTNIHLARALLGRKMTYTGTIKKNKEEIPKKLLPALHRPVYSSIFGFQNDSTIVSYVPKKNKAVILLSAFPYNNDIVVDHNEKPRIILDYNKYKGGVDTLDQVVRCYSSRQKSNRWPFTMFCNILDIAAYNALILFLSIHPNYKNGASHRRREFLKELSKSLIKKFDANDNLPQIVENNNLRQVIAQNSLLNQGQPIQEQNIKRCYMCPRVHDRKTRLQCASCSHSVCKAHSKIVCNSCLI from the coding sequence ATGATTAGAATTATTGTCAACTGCACTAATGCTGAAGCTCGTAGAATAAGACTAGAAAGATGGATTGACACGACAGTAAATGAACTTTATGAGTTTATTGGAGTTCTTCTTCTAGTTGGAGTGTTCCATTCTAAAAATCAAAGCATAAAAGAACTTTGGAGTAGATTAGATGGCATACCAATATTTTCGGCTTCAATGCAAAGAGATCGATTTGTTAACTTGCGGCGATGCATTCGGTTTGATGAGAGAGAAACAAGAAATCAAAGACGGTTTGAAGACAAATTTGCACCTTTAAGAAATATAATGGAAATGTTTATTACTAAATGTAAGAGCAACTACAATCCAAGTGCATATCTCACTGTCGATGAGCAACTAGTTACATTTAGAGGACGTTGTCCACTTAAGATGTTTATACCTACTAAGCCAGGAAAGTATGGAATGAAGATATCGATATTATGGGATGCTGAAACCTCTTACTGCATAAACTTGCAACCATATGTTGGTAGAGTAAATGGAGCACGTGATGTTGGACAAGGTACACGACTAGTTCTTGAACTAACTGATCACTTAAATGGAAGTGGTAGCATAACAGctaataattttacaaacattCATCTTGCACGTGCATTGCTAGGACGTAAAATGACATACACTggcaccattaaaaaaaataaagaagaaatacCAAAAAAGTTATTGCCAGCCTTACATCGACCAGTTTACTCTAGCATTTTCGGTTTTCAAAATGACTCTACTATAGTTTCTTATGTACCTAAGAAAAACAAAGCAGTAATATTATTATCAGCCTTCCCTTACAATAATGACATTGTTGTGGACCATAATGAAAAACCTCGTATTATTCTAGATTACAACAAATATAAAGGTGGAGTTGACACATTAGACCAGGTTGTCAGGTGCTACTCGAGTCGCCAAAAGAGTAACCGATGGCCATTTACaatgttttgtaatattttggaTATTGCAGCATACAATGCTTTGATTTTATTCTTATCAATTCAcccaaattataaaaatgggGCTTCTCATAgaagaagagaatttttaaaagaattatcaaaaagtcttattaaaaaatttgatgcaaATGACAATCTTCCACaaatagttgaaaataataatcttcGCCAAGTAATTGCACAAAATAGCCTTTTAAATCAAGGTCAACCAATACAAGAGCAGAATATAAAAAGATGCTATATGTGTCCTCGTGTTCATGACAGAAAAACCCGTCTGCAATGTGCATCATGTAGCCATTCTGTTTGCAAGGCTCATAGCAAAATTGTTTGCAATAGTTGCCTCATATag